A genomic region of Colletes latitarsis isolate SP2378_abdomen chromosome 7, iyColLati1, whole genome shotgun sequence contains the following coding sequences:
- the LOC143343898 gene encoding uncharacterized protein LOC143343898, which yields MLVHLVTLLLVASTTVYSKPAPEPPVNSYFPPSSGGDLSGGSGSYGPPSSPDRYGPPQQQPVVHKHVYVHVPPPEAPEYKPPKYTPPAAPPQKHYKIVFIKAPTPPTPTAPALPPLPPQDEEKTLIYVLVKKPEEAPEVVLPTQAPTQPSKPEVYFIRYKTQKEAQNAEYGPPQPPSNNYGPPSSGSGGPY from the exons ATGTTGGTTCATTTG GTGACGCTACTGCTTGTAGCATCGACGACAGTATACTCGAAACCAGCACCGGAACCGCCAGTGAATTCGTACTTTCCTCCATCGAGCGGCGGTGATCTGTCAGGCGGATCCGGAAGTTACGGTCCACCTTCGTCACCGGATCGTTATGGACCGCCTCAGCAACAACCCGTCGTTCACAAACACGTTTACGTTCACGTGCCACCTCCGGAAGCCCCCGAATACAAACCACCAAAATACACACCACCCGCTGCGCCGCCGCAAAAGCATTACAAGATCGTCTTCATAAAAGCCCCGACGCCGCCGACGCCGACCGCCCCCGCGTTGCCGCCATTGCCGCCCCAAGACGAAGAGAAAACGTTGATCTACGTGTTGGTGAAGAAACCGGAAGAAGCTCCGGAGGTGGTGCTACCGACGCAAGCGCCCACGCAACCCAGCAAACCGGAAGTCTACTTCATCCGATACAAAACTCAG AAAGAGGCACAGAATGCAGAGTACGGGCCTCCACAACCTCCATCGAATAACTATGGTCCACCATCGTCGGGCTCTGGAGGTCCCTACTAG
- the Ift46 gene encoding intraflagellar transport 46: MDVKDSSDEDETHNISAFTKFDESIDVRNAEEIQSPVSHRPPSSRRLRPTPKNESPTSMGINSPRTKLNFQRYSDNDNTFGKSMGITSDPSDSEESDDDDIQGTNNAQPIEMYNPKDFEDLDVSMEAKELFQNILRYTPQKIELNYKLIPFIPDYIPAVGDIDAFIKISRPDAVEDKIGLTVLDEPCTNQSDPAVLHLQLRSHLRSAGAARQTVVKRIEDAEKNVKSIDKWIDDINQLHRSKHPPAVNLTKPMPDIDALLQQWPPEVEEKLNEMELDFAKLDCDLPGLVDIVCNLLDIPAEEGSRMEALHTLFTLYLEVRNARAQKY; this comes from the exons ATGGACGTCAAGGACAGCAGCGACGAAGATGAGACGCACAATATTTCGGCGTTTACGAAGTTTGACGAGAGCATCGACGTTCGTAACGCCGAGGAGATCCAAAGTCCAGTCAGTCATAGACCACCAAGCTCGAGAAGACTGAGACCAACCCCAAAAAACGAGAGTCCGACCTCTATGGGGATAAATTCGCCGCGCACGAAATTGAACTTCCAAag ATATTCGGACAATGACAATACCTTTGGTAAATCAATGGGAATCACCAGCGATCCGTCTGACAGCGAAGAAAGCGACGACGACGACATACAGGGGACGAACAATGCGCAACCGATCGAAATGTACAACCCTAAGGACTTTGAGGACTTGGATGTATCCATGGAAGCGAAGGAACTGTTTCAAAATATACTAAG ATACACGCCGCAGAAGATCGAGCTAAACTACAAGCTGATACCGTTCATCCCCGACTACATACCGGCGGTCGGCGACATAGACGCGTTCATAAAGATTTCTCGACCGGATGCAGTGGAGGACAAAATCGGTTTGACCGTTCTGGACGAGCCGTGCACCAATCAATCCGATCCAGCTGTGTTGCACTTGCAATTACGTAGCCATTTGAGGAGCGCGGGCGCGGCCAGGCAAACGGTGGTGAAACGGATCGAAGACGCCGAAAAGAACGTAAAGTCCATCGACAAGTGGATCGATGACATAAATCAGCTTCACAGAAGCAAACATCCGCCGGCTGTTAATCTGACGAAGCCCATGCCCGACATCGACGCTTTGCTCCAACAATGGCCGCCCGAAGTCGAGGAGAAGCTGAACGAAATGGAATTGGATTTCGCGAAGCTGGACTGCGACCTACCGGGTCTCGTCGATATCGTTTGCAACCTTCTCGATATTCCAGCGGAGGAAGGCTCGAGAATGGAGGCGCTTCACACGCTTTTCACTCTCTACTTGGAGGTACGCAATGCCAGAGCTCAGAAGTATTAA